A genomic window from Aestuariirhabdus litorea includes:
- a CDS encoding LysE family translocator: MDGVVLGGYLLGLAVVYLLPGPDMVLLLSTSASGAVGAARAMALGFALARACHALFAAVGVSALLAASPLAFDLLRYLGAAYLLLLAWHSFRSGGLVGAGADPAAGFRKGLMTNLLNPKAVLFCGVFLPQFIDPAGAALWQQFLLLGVLLVAAGLIFDLFYIACSQRLLARLRGRGDGRGFFRWLGSSLLTVLAMRLLLLDGL, from the coding sequence ATGGATGGGGTTGTGCTGGGGGGCTATCTGTTGGGGTTGGCGGTGGTCTATCTGCTGCCGGGGCCTGACATGGTGTTGTTGCTATCCACGTCGGCCAGTGGGGCGGTGGGAGCGGCTCGGGCGATGGCGCTGGGATTTGCGCTCGCGCGCGCCTGTCATGCCCTGTTTGCCGCTGTGGGTGTGTCTGCGCTGCTGGCGGCCAGTCCGCTGGCTTTTGACCTGTTGCGCTACCTGGGGGCTGCCTACCTTTTGTTATTGGCCTGGCACTCTTTTCGGTCGGGTGGCTTGGTGGGCGCTGGGGCGGATCCCGCCGCCGGGTTTCGCAAAGGGCTAATGACCAACCTGTTGAACCCCAAGGCTGTCCTTTTTTGTGGGGTGTTTTTGCCCCAGTTTATCGATCCGGCCGGTGCGGCTCTGTGGCAGCAGTTTTTACTGCTAGGCGTGCTGTTGGTCGCAGCGGGGCTGATCTTTGATCTGTTCTATATCGCCTGTTCCCAGCGTCTGCTGGCTCGCTTAAGGGGTCGGGGGGATGGGCGAGGTTTCTTCCGCTGGTTGGGGTCTTCCCTGCTGACTGTCCTGGCGATGCGCCTGCTGCTGCTGGACGGGCTCTGA
- a CDS encoding tetratricopeptide repeat protein: MRRSPLGLLLLLGSLSALPVQAIQLDNEQAHLHLQWERTRDFFKRWEGLKQEGLNQQPLAGLLKGHTQRTERGRSLLHLPSTTFSLEELNAEWIRRATEAYQGGHWPQSRYAIAQLGVPLTETIEPQAMLLKGMLQIREKRYMDAAASLESVLKDPRLRIPVHYNLALARLLDDKAPPARALLEELLKTAASANPSAPHLHQARLLLAQLYLANGEVERSLKLLEQIPAGHRLSPLSIALRADAELARNDNNAALEALLKLSASTAAPLPAYQAKLQSMLNQLGAHNQAVAVGEQALPRMIERFASNHQLAQELASEAFYQQLLQRRSGDPRSQLLQQLSTDTGTLVNEIERLNSLKRLLESTLNMHPPYQALFDKGPIELGKRLNRYSELMPYPLYPVPPEAEGSTPEMQFFEQRLSELVGAPSPWGRRYNLLNQLLIWKHGDNPWLKNGQLDKHGADFELDQFLEERLIRVDALSADQIRASTEKMRQITRQAGKQPEKLDRLMEALKPHLQRALQKEAATWIRDAEEQLLWMATSTLPSPWLFEERSPQPAFQLHQGRLQPVQIEQPPMPDIRNAFAALKRLSEEALNRDIRLLATRYRADLSLASSVRKELFDGRDPAGLDGDFEEAIALYQQLLRENDPAVGLDEVLYQLAHAQDQLGQLEHSLASLQTLIDRFPSTERRDEVLFRLGELHFAMGDYERSIAFYQALVQGNNAFNDRARFKLGWAQFKEAQYSSALDHFFSLLAKYWPQKSEHEALLADLRRVIALSFSNLNGVASLDQYVERHGTGDYSQQVYIDLGDYYVEKSRYNDAADTFSRLLARFPNSPQAPYYQSRVVQAYVDGGFPSQSWPARERYTELFGIHSDYWRNADATRRELILTYLEPYLLDLAQRDHALAQKAGDPQLHRTTLARYDHFIEALPRSKHLANVWFMKAEALTEMERHEQAAAAYEKAAYDFPDYEQRQQAGYAALLAYQHLYRLSGEEQRTHWLQQEISQSLRFMEHYPQADADFKIRTKVAEDYRILGQHEAAIGLAHHLLQNPQQPPRQAALRLWRVIAHSSFDSALYAEAEQAYQQALEHEPADPEAKQFHLRIAESIYKRAESLQLQGDLSGAVEQFLRLGSVEPQASIRPQAEFDAATLQMRLKRWADAQATLEAFDTRYPQHPLRATLLEKLVLCYENTESWDKAAAALHAIYQREGGSVLGQDALWRSAALQEKAGNPKRAAEAYQGFIKRFPAPLERAMEARLQLANLARDHRIGSQRQYWLKQIISHQDKATAGTSERTRYLASAAALELARQELVSYGELSLSLPLEKSLARKQKRMESSIQWLTKTIDYGLDEHATEATVLIGNLYSDFAKALMQSERPKELDALQLEQYEILLEEQAIPFEDKAIALHQLNVDRIRDGVYTPWVAASLNKLRALMPSRFDKPEQVDTYVEQIN, from the coding sequence ATGCGCCGTTCTCCGCTTGGCCTCCTTCTGCTGCTGGGCAGCCTGTCGGCGCTCCCCGTACAAGCCATTCAGCTCGACAACGAACAGGCCCACCTGCACCTGCAGTGGGAGCGAACCCGGGATTTCTTCAAGCGTTGGGAGGGGCTGAAGCAGGAGGGGCTGAACCAGCAGCCACTGGCCGGCCTCCTCAAGGGGCACACCCAACGCACCGAGCGCGGACGCTCCCTGCTGCACCTTCCTTCGACCACCTTCAGCCTCGAGGAGCTCAATGCCGAGTGGATACGCAGGGCCACTGAAGCCTACCAGGGCGGCCATTGGCCCCAGAGCCGCTACGCCATCGCACAGCTGGGCGTCCCCCTGACTGAAACGATCGAGCCCCAGGCGATGCTGCTCAAGGGGATGCTGCAGATCCGCGAAAAGCGCTACATGGACGCGGCGGCCTCCCTGGAATCGGTCCTCAAGGATCCCCGCCTCCGCATCCCGGTCCACTACAACCTGGCTCTGGCCAGACTGCTTGACGACAAGGCGCCCCCCGCACGCGCCCTGCTGGAGGAGTTACTAAAGACAGCTGCGAGCGCCAACCCCAGCGCGCCCCATCTGCACCAGGCCCGTCTGTTGCTGGCACAGCTCTACCTCGCTAACGGGGAGGTCGAGCGCAGCCTTAAGCTGCTCGAGCAGATCCCTGCCGGCCACCGCTTATCCCCCCTGTCAATTGCCCTGCGGGCGGATGCCGAGCTGGCACGCAACGATAACAACGCCGCCCTGGAGGCACTGCTAAAGCTATCCGCCAGTACCGCTGCCCCCCTGCCCGCCTATCAGGCAAAGCTGCAGTCGATGCTCAACCAGCTCGGTGCCCACAACCAGGCGGTTGCTGTCGGCGAGCAGGCGCTACCCCGGATGATTGAGCGCTTTGCCAGCAACCACCAGCTGGCTCAGGAGCTGGCTTCCGAAGCCTTTTACCAGCAGCTGCTGCAACGCCGCAGTGGAGACCCCCGTTCACAGCTGCTGCAGCAACTGAGCACCGATACCGGCACGCTGGTGAATGAGATCGAACGCCTGAACAGTCTCAAGCGACTGCTGGAAAGCACCCTCAACATGCACCCTCCCTACCAGGCGCTTTTTGATAAGGGCCCCATAGAGCTGGGTAAACGCCTCAACCGCTACTCCGAGTTGATGCCCTACCCTCTTTATCCGGTGCCACCCGAGGCGGAGGGCAGCACCCCCGAGATGCAGTTTTTCGAACAGCGCCTGAGCGAGCTGGTCGGTGCACCCTCCCCCTGGGGACGACGTTACAACCTGCTCAACCAGCTACTGATCTGGAAGCATGGCGATAACCCCTGGCTCAAAAACGGGCAACTGGACAAGCACGGCGCCGATTTTGAGCTCGATCAGTTTCTCGAAGAGCGACTGATTCGGGTTGATGCCCTGAGTGCCGACCAGATTCGTGCCAGTACCGAGAAGATGCGGCAGATCACCCGCCAGGCCGGGAAGCAACCGGAGAAGCTCGATCGCCTGATGGAGGCCCTCAAGCCCCACCTGCAGCGGGCCCTGCAAAAAGAGGCCGCCACCTGGATTCGTGACGCCGAAGAGCAGTTACTGTGGATGGCCACCAGCACCCTTCCCAGCCCCTGGCTGTTCGAGGAACGCTCGCCCCAACCGGCTTTCCAGCTGCACCAGGGGCGCCTGCAACCGGTGCAGATTGAGCAACCACCCATGCCCGACATCCGCAACGCCTTTGCGGCGCTGAAGCGGTTATCGGAGGAGGCCCTCAACCGGGATATCCGCTTGCTGGCCACCCGCTACCGGGCCGACCTCAGCCTCGCCAGCTCGGTGCGCAAGGAGCTGTTCGACGGTCGGGATCCGGCCGGCCTCGATGGCGATTTCGAGGAGGCGATCGCCCTCTACCAGCAGCTACTGCGGGAAAATGACCCCGCCGTGGGACTCGATGAGGTGCTCTACCAACTGGCCCATGCGCAGGACCAGCTGGGTCAACTTGAGCACTCCCTCGCCAGCCTGCAGACCCTGATCGACCGTTTCCCGAGCACCGAGCGCCGCGACGAGGTTCTGTTCCGGCTCGGCGAACTGCACTTTGCGATGGGCGACTACGAGCGCTCGATCGCTTTCTACCAGGCTTTAGTGCAGGGGAACAATGCCTTTAATGACCGCGCCCGTTTCAAACTGGGCTGGGCGCAGTTCAAGGAGGCCCAGTACAGCAGCGCCCTGGACCACTTCTTCTCCCTGCTGGCCAAATACTGGCCCCAAAAGAGCGAGCATGAGGCCCTGCTGGCCGACCTTCGCCGGGTGATCGCTCTCAGTTTTTCCAACCTCAACGGGGTAGCCAGCCTCGACCAGTATGTCGAGCGCCATGGTACGGGCGACTACAGCCAGCAGGTCTACATCGACCTCGGTGACTACTACGTCGAGAAATCCCGCTACAACGACGCCGCCGACACCTTCAGTCGCCTGCTGGCTCGTTTCCCGAACTCCCCGCAAGCCCCCTACTACCAATCCAGGGTGGTACAGGCCTATGTGGACGGCGGCTTCCCCAGCCAGTCCTGGCCGGCACGCGAACGCTACACCGAACTCTTTGGCATCCACAGTGACTACTGGCGCAACGCCGATGCGACCCGCCGCGAGCTGATCCTCACCTATCTCGAGCCCTACCTGCTCGATCTCGCCCAGCGCGACCATGCCCTGGCCCAGAAAGCGGGAGACCCACAGCTGCACCGCACCACCCTGGCCCGCTACGATCACTTCATCGAAGCCCTGCCCCGGAGCAAGCACCTGGCCAATGTCTGGTTCATGAAGGCCGAGGCGCTGACCGAGATGGAGCGTCATGAGCAGGCGGCCGCTGCTTACGAGAAGGCGGCCTACGACTTCCCCGACTACGAGCAAAGGCAACAGGCCGGCTACGCAGCACTGCTCGCCTACCAGCACCTCTACCGCCTCAGCGGGGAGGAGCAGCGTACCCACTGGCTGCAACAAGAGATCAGCCAAAGCCTGCGTTTTATGGAGCACTATCCGCAGGCGGATGCAGACTTCAAGATCCGCACCAAAGTCGCTGAGGACTACCGCATACTGGGTCAACACGAAGCGGCCATCGGTCTGGCGCATCACTTGTTACAGAACCCGCAGCAGCCTCCCCGTCAAGCAGCCCTGCGCCTGTGGCGTGTCATAGCCCACTCCAGCTTCGACAGCGCGCTCTACGCCGAAGCCGAACAGGCTTATCAGCAGGCCCTTGAACATGAGCCCGCCGACCCCGAAGCGAAGCAGTTCCACCTGAGGATCGCCGAGTCGATCTATAAGCGGGCGGAAAGCCTGCAACTGCAAGGTGACCTTTCCGGCGCCGTTGAGCAGTTCCTGCGACTGGGGAGCGTCGAGCCTCAGGCATCGATACGCCCCCAGGCGGAGTTCGACGCTGCCACCCTGCAAATGCGCCTCAAGCGCTGGGCCGATGCCCAGGCCACCCTGGAAGCGTTCGACACCCGCTACCCCCAGCATCCCCTGCGAGCCACCCTGCTTGAAAAGCTGGTGCTCTGCTACGAAAATACCGAGAGTTGGGACAAGGCGGCTGCGGCCCTTCACGCCATCTACCAGCGCGAAGGGGGATCGGTGCTGGGGCAGGACGCACTCTGGCGCTCCGCGGCCCTGCAGGAGAAGGCTGGCAACCCGAAGCGGGCCGCTGAGGCCTATCAGGGCTTTATCAAACGTTTCCCGGCCCCCCTGGAACGAGCCATGGAGGCACGCCTGCAACTGGCCAACCTGGCGCGCGACCACCGCATCGGCAGCCAGCGCCAGTACTGGCTAAAGCAGATCATCAGCCACCAGGACAAGGCGACCGCTGGCACCAGCGAGCGGACCCGCTACCTGGCATCGGCAGCGGCCCTCGAGCTGGCCCGGCAGGAGCTGGTCAGTTATGGCGAGTTGTCCCTCTCCCTGCCCCTTGAGAAGAGCCTGGCGCGCAAACAGAAGCGAATGGAGAGCAGTATCCAGTGGCTCACCAAAACCATTGACTACGGGCTGGATGAGCATGCCACCGAGGCCACCGTGCTGATCGGCAATCTCTACAGCGACTTTGCCAAGGCACTGATGCAATCGGAGCGCCCCAAAGAGCTGGACGCCCTGCAACTGGAGCAGTACGAAATTCTGCTGGAGGAGCAGGCGATCCCCTTCGAAGACAAAGCGATTGCGTTGCACCAGCTGAATGTCGATCGCATCCGCGATGGCGTCTATACCCCCTGGGTTGCCGCCAGCCTCAACAAGCTTCGCGCGCTGATGCCCAGCCGCTTCGACAAACCCGAGCAGGTGGATACCTATGTTGAACAGATCAACTAG
- a CDS encoding MotA/TolQ/ExbB proton channel family protein produces the protein MELFDTIVRFIQDGGAFMYPIMLTLAIGIAIATERYLYLTRIKSLNHSAWNQIFPLMSEGRIEETIEFVSGSKAQLSKMLEYALGHLVAGRRADDVERMLEEGLMEVIPRLEKRTGYLATFANIATLLGLLGTILGLIAAFSAVANADPAEKANLLSSSISVAMNTTAFGLVAAIPLLLLHALLSTKTNEIVDSMDMATVKLANLIQVRHRSEVDGLHLQTRAQAQTADRNSADEQARAAEADAKAKARAEEEARAKAAEEARRQEEVRRKEEEARRQAAEAAKAKAEAAARAAAEAEAAAKAANQALAEAEAAAAEANKSSK, from the coding sequence ATGGAACTGTTCGATACTATTGTTCGTTTTATCCAGGATGGAGGGGCCTTCATGTACCCCATCATGCTCACCCTGGCCATCGGTATCGCCATCGCCACCGAGCGCTACCTCTACCTGACCCGTATCAAGTCCCTCAACCACAGTGCCTGGAATCAAATCTTTCCATTGATGTCCGAAGGCAGGATCGAGGAGACCATCGAGTTCGTTAGCGGCTCCAAGGCGCAGCTGTCAAAAATGCTGGAGTACGCCCTCGGCCACCTGGTGGCGGGACGCCGTGCCGACGACGTCGAGCGCATGCTGGAGGAGGGGTTGATGGAGGTGATTCCCCGCCTCGAAAAGCGCACCGGCTACCTTGCCACCTTCGCTAACATCGCCACCCTGCTCGGCCTGCTGGGCACCATTCTGGGATTGATTGCCGCCTTCTCGGCGGTGGCCAATGCCGACCCGGCCGAAAAGGCCAACCTGCTTTCGAGCAGTATCTCGGTGGCCATGAACACCACCGCCTTCGGCCTGGTGGCCGCTATTCCCCTGCTGTTGTTGCACGCACTGCTGAGCACCAAGACCAACGAGATCGTCGACAGCATGGACATGGCCACGGTAAAACTGGCCAACCTGATTCAGGTCCGCCATCGCAGCGAGGTGGACGGGCTCCACCTCCAGACCCGCGCCCAGGCACAAACCGCCGACCGCAACAGCGCTGACGAGCAGGCTCGCGCCGCTGAAGCCGACGCTAAAGCCAAAGCCCGGGCCGAAGAGGAGGCCCGCGCCAAAGCGGCCGAAGAGGCGCGCCGCCAGGAGGAGGTCCGCCGTAAAGAGGAGGAGGCCCGGCGACAGGCGGCCGAAGCGGCCAAAGCCAAGGCCGAAGCCGCCGCCCGGGCCGCTGCCGAAGCGGAAGCCGCCGCCAAGGCCGCCAACCAGGCGCTCGCCGAGGCCGAGGCCGCCGCCGCAGAAGCCAACAAGTCCTCAAAATGA
- a CDS encoding ExbD/TolR family protein codes for MRRRRLRRQQGEPEINITAFLNLMVVLIPFLLMSAAFNQLTAFDLFLPTDSSAQATQTNEEEKVELAVLLRKEKLVLNVHPRGQVAELPHSNEGALDIPGLQQQLRSLKAKYTDMTQITLLSEPDTRYETIIEVMDGVRAMSIEEAGSRYRIELFPDIALGDAPETGA; via the coding sequence ATGAGACGCCGACGCCTGCGCCGCCAGCAGGGGGAGCCGGAGATCAATATCACCGCCTTCCTCAACCTGATGGTGGTCCTGATCCCCTTTCTGTTGATGTCCGCGGCCTTCAACCAGCTGACCGCTTTCGACCTGTTCCTGCCTACCGACAGCAGCGCCCAGGCAACCCAGACCAATGAGGAGGAGAAGGTGGAGCTGGCGGTGCTGCTGCGAAAAGAGAAGCTGGTGCTCAACGTGCACCCACGTGGACAGGTGGCGGAGCTGCCCCACAGCAACGAGGGGGCGCTGGATATCCCGGGGCTACAGCAGCAGCTGCGGTCGCTCAAGGCAAAGTACACCGATATGACCCAGATCACCCTGCTGTCGGAGCCCGACACCCGCTACGAAACCATCATTGAGGTGATGGACGGGGTACGTGCCATGTCGATCGAGGAGGCGGGCAGCCGCTACCGGATCGAGCTGTTCCCCGATATCGCACTCGGGGATGCCCCGGAGACGGGAGCCTAG
- a CDS encoding Lrp/AsnC family transcriptional regulator — protein sequence MTNFLSEELDRTDTHLLTLLQKEGRISNARAAQQLNLSEAACWRRWKRLEERGYIDHYSARVERKRLGYGVTAFVQVRFGSHGLAAAEGFEQAMKTHPQVISCHNVTGNEDYIVQVVARDLDQYAEFTTLLRGLEGVNSIQSSISLREIKRDTVLPPQRQSSAR from the coding sequence ATGACTAATTTTCTTTCAGAAGAACTGGATCGTACCGACACCCACCTGCTGACACTGCTGCAGAAGGAGGGACGCATCAGTAATGCCCGCGCCGCCCAACAACTCAATCTCAGCGAAGCCGCCTGCTGGCGCCGCTGGAAACGACTCGAGGAGCGAGGCTATATAGATCACTACAGCGCCAGGGTAGAGCGCAAACGGCTGGGGTACGGCGTAACGGCCTTTGTGCAGGTCCGTTTTGGCAGCCACGGCCTGGCCGCGGCGGAGGGGTTCGAACAGGCAATGAAGACGCATCCCCAGGTGATCAGCTGCCACAACGTGACCGGCAACGAGGACTATATCGTGCAGGTCGTGGCCCGAGACCTCGATCAGTATGCAGAGTTCACCACCCTGCTAAGGGGGTTGGAGGGGGTCAACTCCATTCAATCCAGTATTTCCCTGCGGGAGATAAAGCGCGATACTGTCCTGCCGCCGCAGAGACAGAGTAGCGCTCGATAG
- a CDS encoding tetratricopeptide repeat protein, with product MLNRSTSALLLCLLLAGCAGQGGQRQKPTLTPNLPSATASDHRISPQLQHEYELAIALLREGKTQPAQQALNALLEKDDRIAGAHLNLALIFYRNESLDQARQSVERALALSPRNAAAYNLQGTLMRREGNFDGAALAYANAMAADPNYAPAYLNMAILFDIYLQFWDDARQFYRRYQQLSTNPDPRVEHWLLDLDQRIAQQKG from the coding sequence ATGTTGAACAGATCAACTAGCGCACTTCTCCTCTGCCTCTTGCTGGCCGGCTGTGCCGGCCAGGGAGGGCAACGGCAAAAACCCACCCTCACCCCCAACCTGCCGAGCGCCACGGCCAGTGACCATCGCATCAGCCCTCAACTGCAGCACGAGTATGAGCTTGCCATTGCCCTGCTGCGTGAGGGGAAAACCCAACCCGCCCAGCAGGCGCTCAACGCCTTGCTGGAAAAGGATGACCGGATCGCCGGCGCCCACCTCAACCTGGCGCTGATCTTCTACCGCAACGAGTCGCTCGACCAGGCCCGGCAATCGGTGGAGCGGGCGCTGGCGCTCTCACCACGCAACGCCGCTGCCTACAATCTGCAGGGCACCCTGATGCGCCGGGAGGGCAACTTTGATGGTGCCGCACTGGCCTACGCCAACGCCATGGCGGCCGATCCCAACTACGCCCCCGCCTATCTCAATATGGCGATCCTGTTCGATATCTACCTGCAGTTCTGGGATGATGCCCGTCAGTTCTACCGTCGCTACCAACAGCTGAGCACCAACCCCGACCCACGGGTGGAGCACTGGCTGCTGGACCTTGACCAACGCATAGCACAACAAAAGGGGTAA
- a CDS encoding AgmX/PglI C-terminal domain-containing protein: protein MASSPLLHPTPLLPWAEPRAQRLFFRSLLVISLGAFMALFLWVNLFVVLPEVEREELERVPPRVARMVLKKKPVPPPPPPPAQVRVEQPQPSTSTPAPAPAVAPKPRPATEKASAEQVKAAREVAAKSGLMKATSQLAALRNLTDLNKIGATKLNSSVAGQSRSSKQDKLASNAMGGSGGIEVSTVASSGSSSLAGRSTTQVETPADLVGIGAGSGRGQGGSGPSQRTSEEIQLTFDRHKTSFYALYRSALRKQLGLKGRVVFRLSILPSGQVERCELVSSELNNPTLERKLVARILLMDFGEKPVERWTGNYHVDFSPAG from the coding sequence GTGGCCAGTAGTCCCCTGCTCCACCCCACCCCCCTGCTGCCCTGGGCGGAACCCCGGGCACAGCGGCTTTTTTTCCGCAGTCTGCTGGTGATCTCACTGGGGGCCTTTATGGCCCTGTTCCTGTGGGTCAACCTGTTTGTGGTGCTGCCCGAGGTGGAGCGCGAGGAGCTGGAGCGGGTGCCACCGCGGGTGGCCCGCATGGTGCTGAAGAAAAAGCCCGTGCCACCGCCGCCGCCCCCTCCCGCCCAGGTGCGGGTAGAGCAGCCCCAGCCCAGCACCAGCACACCGGCCCCTGCTCCTGCCGTTGCGCCCAAGCCTCGCCCCGCCACTGAAAAGGCCTCCGCCGAACAGGTCAAGGCCGCGCGCGAGGTCGCCGCTAAAAGCGGCCTGATGAAAGCCACCAGCCAACTGGCGGCACTGCGTAACCTCACCGACCTTAACAAGATCGGGGCCACCAAACTCAACTCTTCGGTGGCCGGCCAGTCCCGCAGCAGCAAGCAGGACAAGCTGGCCAGTAACGCCATGGGCGGCAGTGGGGGAATCGAGGTCAGCACCGTTGCCAGCAGCGGCAGCTCCTCACTGGCCGGACGCTCCACCACCCAGGTGGAAACACCGGCGGATCTGGTGGGTATCGGTGCCGGAAGCGGTCGCGGCCAGGGCGGCAGCGGTCCCAGCCAGCGCACCAGCGAGGAGATCCAGCTCACCTTCGACCGCCACAAAACCTCCTTCTATGCGCTCTACCGCAGTGCCCTGCGCAAGCAACTGGGTCTGAAAGGGCGGGTGGTGTTCCGACTCAGCATCCTTCCCTCTGGCCAGGTGGAGCGCTGCGAACTGGTCTCCAGCGAACTCAATAACCCCACCCTTGAGCGCAAGCTGGTGGCCCGTATCCTGCTGATGGACTTCGGTGAGAAGCCGGTCGAGCGATGGACCGGCAACTATCACGTCGACTTTTCACCCGCCGGCTAG
- a CDS encoding ExbD/TolR family protein, giving the protein MKSTSPRARRLQRASRTRTAGLNLVSLMDIFTILVFFLLVNSSTAQQPQSARLKLPEARVEKPIEESLVIQIDDESIIVQGRKVADVATISGQEEPLIAPLVEELRYQASRRPLLEDGESDLQAVTVMADRELPFSLLKKLMVSSSEAGYGQISLAVIGLPQEDDRGQ; this is encoded by the coding sequence ATGAAAAGCACCTCCCCCCGCGCACGCCGCCTGCAACGAGCCAGCCGCACCCGGACGGCGGGGCTCAACCTGGTATCGTTGATGGATATCTTCACCATTCTGGTGTTCTTCCTGCTGGTCAACTCCTCCACCGCCCAGCAGCCCCAGAGCGCCCGTCTTAAACTACCCGAAGCGCGGGTGGAGAAACCGATCGAGGAGAGTCTGGTGATCCAGATCGATGACGAAAGCATCATCGTTCAGGGTCGTAAAGTGGCCGATGTGGCCACAATCAGCGGCCAGGAAGAGCCCTTGATCGCGCCGCTCGTGGAAGAGTTGAGATACCAGGCCAGCCGCCGCCCCCTGCTCGAAGACGGTGAAAGCGACCTGCAGGCGGTCACGGTGATGGCCGACCGCGAGCTCCCCTTTTCGCTGCTGAAAAAACTGATGGTCAGCAGCAGCGAGGCCGGCTACGGCCAGATCTCCCTCGCGGTGATCGGTCTGCCCCAGGAAGACGACCGTGGCCAGTAG